In a single window of the Ignavibacteria bacterium genome:
- a CDS encoding ParA family protein, with the protein MSAKIISICLPKGGVGKTTTAVNLAASLAVAERKTLLIDGDPFGASAMSLGFTPERIKSGIAEVFSFTHSLDHAIHKTELEYLDFVPSNVNTIQRDERFNKIAENRVVLKNALKGAAEHYEYIIIDCPPIMRGIVANALTASTSVIMPVRSGHFSLEAISKLFKYVEYIKEIANPTLYIEGIVMTMYESNTKVTEISERELKLRYNKYLFKTYIPRNHMITESTFYGKPAILYNVNANVSMAYLELAYELINKYAPQVKS; encoded by the coding sequence TTGAGCGCTAAAATAATATCAATCTGCCTCCCGAAGGGAGGCGTGGGTAAAACCACCACTGCGGTAAATCTCGCTGCATCGCTTGCCGTTGCTGAAAGGAAAACCCTGCTTATCGATGGCGACCCGTTCGGGGCTTCTGCAATGTCGCTTGGCTTTACTCCTGAACGTATCAAATCTGGTATAGCCGAAGTTTTCAGCTTTACTCATTCGCTCGATCATGCTATACACAAAACTGAGCTTGAATATCTCGATTTTGTGCCAAGCAATGTAAACACAATTCAGCGTGATGAAAGATTCAATAAAATAGCTGAAAACCGTGTAGTACTTAAAAACGCGCTTAAAGGTGCCGCTGAACATTATGAATATATTATTATTGACTGTCCACCTATAATGCGCGGTATTGTTGCCAATGCGCTTACAGCATCAACATCGGTTATAATGCCGGTTAGGAGCGGGCACTTTTCACTTGAGGCAATTTCAAAGCTGTTCAAGTATGTTGAATACATTAAAGAAATTGCCAATCCAACACTGTATATTGAAGGCATTGTAATGACAATGTATGAATCAAACACAAAGGTAACTGAAATATCTGAGCGCGAATTAAAGCTGAGATATAACAAGTACCTTTTTAAAACATACATTCCGCGCAACCACATGATAACGGAATCAACATTTTACGGCAAACCTGCAATATTGTATAATGTAAATGCAAATGTTTCCATGGCATACCTGGAGCTTGCTTACGAGCTTATCAATAAATACGCGCCGCAGGTAAAATCTTAA